The following coding sequences lie in one Arachis stenosperma cultivar V10309 chromosome 5, arast.V10309.gnm1.PFL2, whole genome shotgun sequence genomic window:
- the LOC130979595 gene encoding 2-hydroxyisoflavanone dehydratase-like: protein MAAMTSISVAKADDEEVTIHIPNLVKVFKDGSIERLQSSPLVPPSTLGSVSSKDIVISSKPSISARLYLPTKLIHHHDAHKVPILVYFHGGAFFFESAFNERHHNYFNLFLSKAEADILVVSVEYRLAPEIPLPAAYHDCWQALKWVASTDSDPWILNHGDFQRVFLGGDSAGANLVHNVALRAGAEALPNGVKVLGAFLSQPYFSSTKPIGSEAVEGHEESPPYVVWGLVYPNAPGGLDNPLINPLAPEAPSLATLGCSKIIVCVAEKDSLRDRGVWYYQAVKNSGWHGHLELYEAEHEDHVFNIHTPESENALKLMKRLAHFILH from the coding sequence ATGGCTGCAATGACTTCTATTTCCGTAGCCAAGGCTGATGACGAAGAGGTTACCATTCATATCCCAAACCTTGTGAAGGTTTTCAAGGATGGGTCCATTGAGCGCCTCCAAAGCTCTCCACTTGTTCCACCTTCGACTCTTGGATCAGTTTCTTCCAAAGACATCGTCATCTCCAGCAAGCCCTCCATCTCCGCGCGTCTATACCTTCCAACAAAGCTCATCCACCACCACGACGCCCACAAAGTCCCCATCTTGGTGTACTTCCACGGCGGAGCCTTCTTCTTTGAATCTGCCTTCAACGAGCGCCACCACAACTACTTCAACTTGTTCCTCTCCAAAGCAGAAGCGGACATCTTAGTTGTCTCTGTTGAATACAGGCTGGCACCGGAGATCCCTCTCCCCGCAGCATATCATGATTGCTGGCAAGCACTCAAATGGGTGGCTTCCACTGATTCTGATCCATGGATCCTCAACCATGGCGATTTCCAAAGAGTGTTCCTCGGCGGCGACAGTGCCGGTGCTAACCTTGTTCACAACGTTGCTTTGCGTGCTGGTGCTGAAGCTCTACCTAACGGGGTCAAAGTGTTGGGTGCTTTTCTCTCTCAGCCATACTTCTCGAGCACAAAACCCATCGGATCTGAAGCAGTGGAAGGGCACGAGGAGAGTCCACCGTATGTGGTGTGGGGTTTGGTGTATCCGAATGCGCCCGGCGGGTTGGATAACCCACTGATCAATCCCTTGGCCCCTGAGGCTCCCAGCTTGGCTACTCTTGGGTGCTCCAAGATCATAGTTTGCGTTGCTGAAAAGGATTCATTAAGGGACAGAGGGGTTTGGTACTATCAAGCTGTTAAGAACAGTGGGTGGCATGGTCATCTGGAACTCTACGAAGCTGAACACGAGGACCATGTTTTTAACATTCACACTCCCGAATCCGAAAATGCCTTGAAACTCATGAAACGCTTGGCTCACTTTATCCTTCACTGA
- the LOC130983239 gene encoding uncharacterized protein LOC130983239 gives MGWRSRSYTGLFLSVVRIAKSHSVPVSQKSKVFYYSAPGVLKGCFSNGYVMNFQAIRTYARGGCKGYDLFSSRKPGSADFRKAWAKEMDEDNTLWTGSEDETDEEKDSKSHLDKEIRKARQQAKEHADLIDADDSDELRSVWSDTDEEKTLWTGDEMDSDDDIPTEAYPNEKSDKYIDKLFEFDEMPKYRTISEMLKAEQEPEELSPGKQARKIAVENALKKLKKGPDGRYTNVWEVMSDLDILIGAFENVVSGPEYAEL, from the exons ATGGGGTGGAGATCACGTTCCTACACTGGCCTCTTTCTGTCAGTAGTAAGGATTGCGAAGTCACATTCGGTGCCGGTCTCTCAAAA GTCCAAAGTATTTTATTATTCAGCTCCAGGTGTTTTAAAAGGTTGTTTTAGTAATGGTTATGTGATGAATTTTCAAG CAATTAGAACATATGCTCGAGGTGGATGCAAAGGTTATGATCTCTTTAGCAGCAGAAAACCAGGGAGTGCAGATTTCAGGAAAGCCTGGGCGAAGGAGATGGATGAAGATAACACTCTATGGACAGGAAGCGAAGATGAAACTGATGAAGAAAAGGACTCAAAGAGTCATCTTGATAAAGAGATTAGAAAGGCAAGACAGCAAGCTAAAGAACACGCAGATCTGATCGATGCCGATGACAGTGATGAGTTAAGAAGTGTTTGGTCTGACACCGATGAAGAGAAGACGCTGTGGACTGGTGATGAAATGGACAGTGATGATGACATTCCTACAGAAGCTTATCCAAATGAAAAAAGTGATAAGTACATAGATAAATTGTTTGAGTTTGATGAAATGCCGAAATATAGAACCATCTCAGAGATGTTGAAAGCCGAACAAGAACCGGAAGAGTTGTCACCAGGAAAGCAAGCTCGGAAGATCGCTGTTGAGAATGCTCTCAAGAAACTAAAGAAAGGTCCAGATGGGAGGTACACCAATGTATGGGAAGTAATGAGTGACTTGGACATTCTTATTGGAGCATTTGAGAATGTTGTTTCAGGTCCAGAGTATGCAGAGCTTTGA
- the LOC130980558 gene encoding cation/H(+) antiporter 15-like, giving the protein MNMSFMAGLEMNLDFVLRAPKKPTIIAICSPLIPMIFGNWNLFFGFPVRANILVDLKLLYTRLGKLALKVATHNDFYNWIMFAFVFPFVVNGYRAIFSMLCAIAFILLSHFVLRPLLEKIVAKKPNKLDWTNYQLSFVIMGLFACTGLTDVLGVNPLVGALIYGLAIPRGSFTEMLVERSDDFGSRYLAPLFFFSGGLRCNVVKVLQTVDLGFVVIVILSILTNIVTTFAVTRYYGMPFRESLAFGLLMNTKGVLSLIVLNIASDNKMLISAYAFSIMTLTILIMTFMVSPIINVIYRPKTAYRMNMLRTIQNLGFQTEVQILVCVHNPRHASGMVNILEALSGISVYSLQVTAVQLVELKGSVTSLVSAQLEHLAQILTITITITII; this is encoded by the exons ATGAATATGTCTTTCATGGCTGGACTTGAGATGAACTTAGATTTTGTTTTAAGAGCACCTAAGAAGCCCACAATAATTGCAATTTGCAGCCCTCTGATTCCAATGATATTTGGGAACTGGAATTTATTCTTTG GGTTCCCTGTTCGTGCAAACATTCTTGTGGACCTTAAACTTCTCTACACTAGGCTTGGAAAATTGGCATTAAAAGTAGCAACACACAATGACTTCTATAATTGGATTATGTTTGCATTTGTGTTTCCATTTGTTGTTAATGGTTATAGAGCAATTTTCTCAATGCTGTGTGCCATAGCTTTTATTCTCTTAAGCCACTTTGTGTTGCGCCCTTTGCTAGAGAAGATAGTGGCCAAGAAACCAAACAAGCTTGATTGGACCAATTACCAGTTGTCATTTGTGATCATGGGGCTTTTCGCTTGCACGGGGCTTACCGATGTCCTCGGTGTGAATCCCCTTGTCGGGGCGTTGATTTACGGACTTGCCATTCCACGAGGAAGCTTCACTGAGATGTTGGTGGAGAGATCGGATGATTTTGGATCTAGATACTTAGCACCCTTGTTCTTTTTCAGTGGTGGCTTGAGGTGCAATGTAGTTAAGGTTTTGCAGACTGTAGATTTGGGTTTTGTTGTTATAGTGATCTTGTCTATCCTCACAAACATTGTTACAACATTTGCAGTTACTCGCTACTATGGTATGCCTTTCAGAGAGAGTTTGGCTTTTGGGTTGCTTATGAACACCAAAGGCGTCTTGTCACTCATAGTGCTCAACATTGCATCGGATAATAAGATG CTTATAAGTGCATACGCATTCTCAATCATGACGCTTACTATTCTGATAATGACTTTCATGGTGTCTCCAATAATCAACGTCATTTACAGGCCAAAAACAGCCTATAGGATGAACATGCTAAGGACCATACAAAACCTAGGGTTTCAAACAGAAGTTCAAATCTTGGTTTGTGTGCACAATCCTCGCCATGCTAGTGGAATGGTGAATATCCTAGAGGCCTTAAGTGGCATCAGTGTCTACTCTTTGCAAGTGACAGCAGTTCAACTCGTTGAGCTCAAAGGTAGTGTCACTAGCCTTGTCTCTGCTCAACTCGAGCATCTCGCTCAGATTCTCACAATCACAATCACAATCACAATCATTTGA